Within Sorghum bicolor cultivar BTx623 chromosome 2, Sorghum_bicolor_NCBIv3, whole genome shotgun sequence, the genomic segment GTTTCTAAATAGTGTACCTAAATAGAGTAGAGTTGTCTTTTCAGGACATATTTGAGGCTTCCATGGAGGCCCCTGATTGCGATCAGAGGGAACACAACCTATGATCTGAATGAAGATTTCAAGGTAGCAGCCGGGGAAATCAAAATTGTGTAAAATTATATACCTCTGTTTACGTTTGATGGGATTTTGAAATACTCCTGTATTTGGACCGTATTTGTTCAGGTGATTCGGCACTCTGAGAGCTGGGACGTCTCTGCGGTTGAGGCCATCGCTCAGATCTTCGTTTCGGCCCCGGAGCAGCTGGAAGGCAGCTGAGGCTGAAGCACCACGCATGCATGATCAGAATTCAGAAATACAGTAGTATGCAGCGTCAGAGATGAGCAAATGTCCAAAGCCGCTGTCAAAGCTCTGCTTTTCAGAAATCAACCAGCAATGTTGAATTTGTCTTTTCTGTGCAAATAAATCGTATAGTTATTTGATTCGACCGGTGAGAGCAAGGGTTGTACAGGAAGGGAGTTGGTGACCAACACATGGGCGCCATTTGATTTCAGTATCCATTTGAACAGTCTGGGCAAAATGTTTGAAATTTACGCGAAATCATAGATCAGATCAGCTagttggatatatatatatatggaacctGTTCTTAGTCCCTGACTTAACACAGGTGCTCgtatttttctagatttatttgaGGATTTAACGGTGCTATGCTTTCAGTGATAGGAGACATGCCCGTCGACAGCGAGACACTTGTAGTGACTTTGTCCATCAAGAAATTTGTCAGTTTAACTTAGTTCTTCAGAGATGCTCATAGAATGCGTATGTTCAAAGAGGTAAGTATGCGCTTGTGTATATGAGAGTCTACGTCTATAATTGgctctcgcaaaaaaaaaagtttgaaaTTTACAGGATTTAATTATTTGGTCTGGGTTATGACATGAACTCCTATGTTCTGGGTACAAAAAATTTAAATCTAACCATCTATgaaatttatttataaataaaaaaactgaATCTTCTATTACAAGCAAAAATCATCTTATTTGCTTAAACTTATCAGTCAAGAGTCACACTTTTCTGTGCTTACCAAAATGGGCCGGACGGCCTGGCCCAGTGGCCCTGGCCCGTCTTGTGCCCATGCCCATCCTCCTGAAGCTTCTCCGGCCTTCTCCGTCCCCGGAATCCCCATCCCCACTCCCCGCCGAGCACCAAAACAGTTTGGCAGGACGCCCGCCGAGCGGCGAGCCGCCGAACATCACAAGCACACACGAGTGACGAGGCCGCCAACCTTCCAGAAGCTTCGCCAAAGATGCTCTCCAAGCTGTCGGCGTGGTTCTTGAACCCGCGCCGGAACCCGCTCGCGCGACTCCACCGGAACGCCATCGCTTCCCGCCTCCGCAAATACGGTCCGTTCCCTCAATCCCGGCCTCCTCTTCCCCGCGCCCACTAGGTGCCTAGGGTTCCGTGCCAATCCAGCCAGTCGGCCGCGGCTCCCCCAGCTAGAGAGGTTCGCCGGCGGTCCTGATCGGTTTCCTTGCTGTCGTCGTCGGTGCACAGGGCTCCGGTACGACGACCTGTACGACCCGTACCATGACCTGGACATCAAGGAGGCGCTGGCGCGGCTGCCGCGGGAGGTGGTGGACGCACGCAACCAGCGACTCAAGCGCGCCATGGACCTCTCCATGAAGCACAAGTACCTACCCGACGACGTCCAGGTCAGGACAGGAGTCGTGCTTGTTCCTCCCTCTGTAATATGTGTCATGCAATTGGGGAAGAAAGCGATTTTAGTTTTAGATAATTTCATTTGGGTTGGGTGGTGGTTCGTCTCAGTTGCCATTTTGAGTTTAGGTGGATTCCTAGGAATTGGATGCACGATAATTGAGTTGTATGATCGACTTAGGTGCTTCTGAAGTTGAGAAAAATGGAAGAGAATAAACTGCCTAGTCGAACCTAGTTATCAGCTGACTAACCGCGATTACTCATCGATCAGGTCCGATTAGTAGGTGGCTAGTCGGCGATCTAGTAGTATATTCGTCCTCTCTACTTTCCCTGCTACCTATGATGTATAAAGTTTAACTGTATAAGTTTTAAATAGTTAAAGCTCTAGTAAGCAGTGAAGTACTAGTACTAAACTATAGAACCAGTGCACAAGTGTGCACTGCATAATGACATTATTATGATAAATTAGTAAAAAAAGTAAGCATCAAGCATGGTTGCTTACTTGTTGGCCACAAACAGAAAGCCCAATGCCCGAGTACCCCCAAGCTAGCAGACCAGCTCACAATTTTATCTCCAGTCTAATTGTTTGTCCCGGACAACTAATTGTGATTAGTCGTCCAATCAAATTTCTGAACACACTAGTTGCTTTGGAGCGCCTAATTGAGGTCCATGGATCAAATAAGCTCAATTAATCTCAATTAGTCAGATGAGTAGATGACTTAATAACACCTGAAGGACAGAGCCTGTTTGGTTGGGTGGCTAACTCCTAACAAGGCTTCACAGAGCCACCTTCCAATTGTTGGTGATGTGTCACCTCTGTTTTGCCACCCCCCTGTTGGCTTTTTAGTCCTTTTTCAGTATGTCTTTTTGCAGTTTATGGTGGTGATTTTATTTTGGTGGATTGTCACGTTGATTAGATGTACTTTCAAGCGAGGGGTTTGAGTCATGAATGGTATAACAGCTGATTATCATTGGTAAACAAGGTGGTTCCTAAACATCGCTTTAGATGCTtgtgaaatggaaaaggtggCAAATTTATCTATAGGTGATGTGGGTGTGGTTTTCTGCTTGTGACGTGTGTTGTTATATTTATTTCAATGTCTGTTTTGCTGTGACAAGTATACAAGGACTGTGTTTTTCTCTGTTATTTTTTATGAGATAGTGATGATTTATTCGAAGCAGttagatatatattatataactcGTTTAAGTGGCCAAATTCATCTGAAATCCACCTATGCCTATTGTTTAGATACTGCTATTTGGTTCTATTTTGATTATCTGACAAGCATAAATTTAAAATGGGCACTGATTTGTCAGCCCCCACGAGAATTGCTATGACACTTCTAGAATCCATTGAGACATAAATGTATGCATCAAATTTATTGGCACCTTGATTGCTTTTGACAGGCTATACAGACGCCATTCAGGAGCTACCTTTCTGACATGCTTGCTCTTGTGAGTGCATTTCTTTCTCCTTATCATTCCGTTTCTTCCTAGATTCAGTTAATAACTTGACTATCTGTTAAAGCTTTACATAACTTACTTTACAAGCGTAGTTCTACAAAAGTAGAACTTGGGTGAagtattattacaaaccatcgTTATAGGAGCAAACTTAACAATATTACAAAGTTTACAACTTAAAGACCCAGCCACGGGTCACTCTCATTCCTCATCGTCGTCAACCTCAACGACGGTCATgcaacagggtccgaagcaagtcggctcctgtgcctcacctgcaacaggggttaaagaaccctgagtacgggagtactcaacaagtctTACCCGACATAAAAGAGAAGAACCTTAGGAATgcaggtttaggatagataaagGGTGGCTAAGCAAGGAACCAAGTTGTTttacataaaagcttactaatagtggatCCTTACTTTCAAAGTTTTAGCCTCCAACATACCACCTCGAGAGGCGGacgaattcgaggatagtctatctAAGTTGTTTTTCACGGACGAGTCCGTGAATCACTAATCCCTAacaagaataatattttttCGACGGACATAGTTTCTTGTCGccatgagtccgggaattgggatccaaaCTCCATGAGACATTTCCATCCTTTCCATTTCTTAATTTAGTTGCAttattaactacgatgagggtcgaaggattgagtctcccaatcggggagcaacgacgattcgaaccgcttaacaATTCAGCTAGAGTTCCTTACCACCTGACATATGTAGGAccgaatcttgcatatgtcaacccaaatcccactttcccaagatctgaccgggttcgcggcatccgagagcatagtactccaccGTCCAGCCCATTTGCTAGAAGGGTACATGCTACTCTTGTCATCGCTCCATGCCCAGTGCGTGAGTAGCCACTCTCGTCGAGGAATCACCAAGACAGGGCTTACCAGGGTAGGTGGCCAGtactataaggccttgtttagttcaaaaaattttcagattctccatcacatcgaatcttttggcacatgtatggagcactaaatatagattaaaaaataattaattgcatagtttatctgtaatttgcgagacgaatcttttgagctagttagtccatgattggacaataattaccaaatacaaacaaaatccaaaaccaaaaattttcatgaattgaacaaggcctaagtctcaacccagcaggccatcaacggaccagtccttaaccgacacagttggagacactactttaggaCTCCATtcctaaagcaagtccaccgagtGGTCTCGAGTTGAGACATCATTAACCATAAaaatattccacaacaaccctttaaactttcttatttgaaaacctatctaataagcagggctaagcatcagtACGCTGTTTTAAATAAAACAGGTACCAAAGATAAGATAACAAATAGCAAGGTTGTAGTGCAACAATTAGGTTAAACCCAATTCCTGAATACGTAATGGAACATTTTTaactcataagtgataaaaggtttaaaatattcaaggaggagttaatgcatccggggcttgccttggttgcagaggtgAGTGgttccctcggagacttcccaagtcttggTTTTAACTTCCTCGGACGGAGCACCAACCTCGGGGTTCGATCCAACGGTCACACTTTCGGAcatgtgcactatacgcaaaaatgatgtatgctcatgatatgcttatgacaaaCATATGAGAAGGATTTAGTTGAGTACAATTTTCCTTCTCAGTACAAATGCAAGTTAAAACAGTAATTAAAGATTGTTTACCTCTTTAGTATTTTTACCTAAGAGGTTGCAACAATAATCTAAGAGTTTTCTTAATTTACAATTATTCTTAAATAAATTACtcattaatttattttattttaattaattcttaattaagcatAAATAATAGTAATTAAGCACTAatatcaaacaataattaaatgcccaacatcattaaggttaatgaccctaggtcatcacacaaccccaaaatcactcaaatcctaatctGGAATTTaagctaattattatctaattattctaggattattatttaattactaattaagagtatattaatatttaatCAAATTCTATCAAAAGCCACCAAACTTTTTGTGAAGACACGGAATAACATActtcacaaattttggtgatttttcgaTACTTCCTAAAAAATATGGAAGttctatttattaaataaaagacATAATTTTAAAACATGCTTAACATATCAGAAAGTGATATCTAGTATTTTTCCAATGCTCTACTCActgcaaaaattttcatcatttttgatCTGCACATATTTTTTTACGCAAAATCAatcataaatcaatttttttaaaaaagaaaaaaaaatcagcactgTTGCCAAGGCCGGCCCAGCAACTCGGCCCGCTTACCGAGCACTGTAGCCCGTGACGTGTTCCCCCCCTTGCCGAGCACTGTAGCCAAGCTTATCTCCCTCTCTGTCTTTTAAAATtacttcaaaattttgaataaaagtCAAATTTCTGTCAAAAAAAGAAAGGCTCAAAATTTTGAActctacaaaacatatttaaggACCCCAAGCCATTTTGAGTGGAAGAAGATGAATTTGATCAAAACAGTTTAAAATTCAAATTCCAATTTGGTGGCAAATCcaatttgaattggggcaaaacaaagaatctaaaattatttttgatttttctcaacaacttgaaaaatttacaaaataaaagttgttcactTTGAAGAGCTCTACAGCTTTCATTTTGGTCACCTTTCAAGAtttcaaatagattttgaaatagggattcaaattgaaaaggggacaattgttggaaatctgtatttttaaaattactttgaattttgcattgaaacttcaaaaactcaaaacaccaaagttgtacatcttgacaagatctacaactttgcttttgaactcatcccaaaaTTTTGCTTAATTTTTAAGTTGCAGAAAAAGGGGTAGAATCTAGGGTTGAAACTAGGGTTTTTCTTACATATTTCCTTACAACCCTCGGATTACACAACCATCACAGGCATCACTttacaagataaacacactttattTCTCTAAGCACagtcaaccaaattaaacttatttt encodes:
- the LOC8063692 gene encoding cytochrome b-c1 complex subunit 7 isoform X2: MLSKLSAWFLNPRRNPLARLHRNAIASRLRKYGLRYDDLYDPYHDLDIKEALARLPREVVDARNQRLKRAMDLSMKHKYLPDDVQVKKESAEREALGALPLYQRTIP
- the LOC8063692 gene encoding cytochrome b-c1 complex subunit 7 isoform X1 yields the protein MLSKLSAWFLNPRRNPLARLHRNAIASRLRKYGLRYDDLYDPYHDLDIKEALARLPREVVDARNQRLKRAMDLSMKHKYLPDDVQAIQTPFRSYLSDMLALVKKESAEREALGALPLYQRTIP